Proteins co-encoded in one Setaria viridis chromosome 9, Setaria_viridis_v4.0, whole genome shotgun sequence genomic window:
- the LOC117836285 gene encoding protein BIG GRAIN 1: protein MERWGEKGAAPAPGRARRYADQPSFSSTLLDAIYKSMDEPDAAAAATTKKQSQDLHYSYYYKASLAGSYRAGRAASAVATPGPHATTSSSSECSSYGGFSSSEAESSQHRRLRPIRTSVAAAGEAPAPAPEKTKKAAKNKPGANIRAKLRDLRKPASPGARLAGFLNAIFNGKRAPPTPPSASRAAAASESACSSASSYSRSCLSKTPSTRGQPKRTVRFMDSDTEAAAAVPAAGTERRRVQVGVVELERMLLHRMEMDSDEDDESSDASSDLFELENFAAVAPAAGGAGAYRDELPVYETTRVVLNRAIGHGHGHGYAHGRSARVV from the coding sequence ATGGAGAGGTGGGGGGAAAAGggggcggctccggcgccggggaGGGCGAGGCGGTACGCCGACCAGCCGTCCTTCTCGTCCACGCTGCTCGACGCCATATACAAGTCCATGGATgagcccgacgccgccgccgccgccaccaccaagaAGCAGAGCCAGGACCTGCACTACAGCTACTACTACAAGGCGTCGCTGGCGGGGAGCTACCGCGCCGGaagggcggcgtcggcggtggcgacgcCGGGGCCGCACGCCACCACGTCGAGCTCATCCGAGTGCTCCAGCTACGGCGGGTTCTCCTCGTCCGAGGCGGAGTCGTCGCAGCACCGCCGCCTGCGGCCCATCCGCACGAgcgttgccgccgccggggaggcgcccgcgcccgcgccggagaagacgaagaaggccgccaagaaCAAGCCGGGCGCCAACATCCGCGCCAAGCTCAGGGACCTCCGCAAGCCGGCGTCCCCCGGCGCGCGGCTCGCGGGGTTCCTCAACGCCATCTTCAACGGCAagcgcgcgccgccgacgccgccctcggcgtcgcgcgcggcggcggcgtcggagtccgcgtgctcgtcggcgtcctcgTACTCGCGCTCCTGCCTCAGCAAGACGCCGTCCACGCGGGGGCAGCCGAAGCGCACCGTGCGATTCATGGACAGCGACaccgaggcggcggccgcggtgccGGCCGCGGGCACCGAGCGCCGGCGGGTGCAGGTCGGGGTGGTGGAGCTGGAGCGGATGCTGCTCCACCGGATGGAGATGGAcagcgacgaggacgacgagagcAGCGACGCCAGCTCCGACCTGTTCGAGCTCGAGAACTTCGCGGCCGTCGCGCCGGCCGCTGGCGGGGCCGGCGCGTACAGGGACGAGCTGCCGGTGTACGAGACGACGAGGGTCGTGCTGAACCGCGCCATtgggcacgggcacgggcacgggtaCGCGCACGGGAGGAGTGCCAGAGTggtgtaa
- the LOC117838352 gene encoding omega-amidase, chloroplastic: MRAAATSTAAALLAPRLTCSASRARLSSSRLPLRRIAAMAAAPSSFRPEEARSPPALELPTPPLSKFKVAMCQLSVTPDKARNIAHARAAIEAAAADGAKLVLLPEIWNGPYSNDSFPEYAEDIEAGGNAAPSFSMMSEVARSLQITLVGGSIAERSGNNLYNTCCVFGSDGKLKGKHRKIHLFDIDIPGKITFKESKTLTAGQSPTVVDTDVGRIGIGICYDIRFQELAMLYAARGAHLLCYPGAFNMTTGPLHWELLQRARAADNQLFVATCGPARDASAGYVAWGHSTLVGPFGEVIVTTEHEETTIIAEIDYSLIEQRRQFLPLQYQRRGDLYQLVDVQRLGSQ; this comes from the exons ATGAGAGCCGCAGCCACATCCActgccgccgcgctcctcgcccCGCGCCTGACGTGCTCCGCCAGCCGCGctcgcctctcctcctcccgcctccCACTCCGCCgcatcgccgccatggccgccgccccctcctccttccgTCCGGAGGAGGCGCGCTCCCCTCCCGCCCTCGAGCTCCCGACCCCGCCTCTCTCCAAG TTCAAGGTGGCGATGTGCCAGCTCTCGGTGACGCCGGACAAGGCTCGCAACATCGCGCACGCGCGTGCGGCcatcgaggcggcggccgccgacggcgccaAGCTCGTGCTCCTCCCC GAGATATGGAACGGTCCGTACTCAAATGACAGCTTTCCAGAGTACGCTGAGGACATTGAAGCTGGTGGAAATGCAGCCCCTTCGTTTTCAATGATGTCGGAGGTTGCTCGCAGCTTGCAAATTACTCTTGTTGGTGGGTCCATAGCTGAACGTTCTGGTAACAACTTGTACAATACATGCTGCGTCTTTGGTTCAGATGGCAAGCTTAAGGGTAAACATAGAAAG ATCCATCTTTTCGACATTGATATTCCAGGGAAGATTACTTTCAAGGAATCAAAGACTCTTACTGCTGGGCAGAGTCCTACTGTTGTAGATACAG ATGTCGGCCGAATTGGTATTGGTATATGCTATGACATCCGTTTCCAGGAATTAGCAATGCTGTATGCTGCAAGAG GTGCTCATTTGTTGTGCTATCCTGGTGCATTCAACATGACCACTGGACCATTGCACTGGGAGCTGCTGCAAAGGGCGAG GGCTGCAGACAACCAG CTGTTTGTTGCAACATGTGGTCCGGCTCGAGATGCCAGTGCAGGTTATGTTGCTTGGGGGCACTCCACTCTTGTTGGGCCT TTCGGAGAGGTGATTGTGACTACTGAGCATGAGGAGACAACTATAATAGCAGAGATTGATTATTCATTGATTGAGCAGAGGAG GCAATTTCTTCCTCTGCAATACCAACGGCGTGGCGATCTCTACCAGCTGGTAGATGTCCAGAGACTGGGTTCTCAGTAG
- the LOC117838353 gene encoding uncharacterized protein, which produces MSFSAVDMEEESGAAAAAAAAEEIRRLPAEVNWEMLDKSRFFVLGAALFSGVSAALYPAVVVKTHLQVAPPPAAATATAAAILRRDGLRGFYRGFGASLAGTVPARALYMAALEATKSSVGSAAVRLGVSEPAASAAASAAAGVSAAVAAQVVWTPVDVISQRLMVQTSATCRYRGGADAFRKILLADGVRGLYRGFGLSILTYAPSNAVWWSTYAMAQRCLWRVVGAERSESYPSLMAVQGASAAVAGGAAALVTMPLDTVKTRLQVMEADAARPTLASTVRGLLKEGGWAACYRGLGPRWGSMSLSAATMVTTYEFLKRLSAKEGSLG; this is translated from the coding sequence ATGAGCTTTAGCGCCGTGGATATGGAGGAGGAGAGCGGcgctgcggccgcggcggcagcggcggaagaGATCCGGCGGCTGCCGGCGGAGGTGAACTGGGAGATGCTCGACAAGTCGCGGTTCTTCGTCCTCGGCGCGGCGCTCTTCTCGGGCGTGTCCGCGGCGCTGTACCCGGCCGTGGTGGTCAAGACGCACCTgcaggtggcgccgccgcccgcggcggctaccgcgaccgccgccgccatcctccggcGCGACGGCCTCAGAGGGTTCTACCGTGGGTTCGGCGCGTCGCTGGCCGGCACGGTGCCAGCGCGCGCGCTCTACATGGCGGCGCTCGAGGCCACCAAGAGCTCGGTCGGATCCGCCGCCGTCCGGCTCGGCGTCTCCGAGCCCGCCGCGTCGGCGGCCGCCTCAGCCGCCGCGGgcgtctccgccgccgtcgccgcgcaggTCGTGTGGACCCCCGTGGACGTCATCAGCCAGCGGCTGATGGTCCAGACCTCCGCCACCTGCCGCtaccgcggcggcgcggatgcCTTCAGAAAGATCctcctcgccgacggcgtccgCGGGCTGTACCGCGGGTTCGGCCTCTCCATCCTGACCTACGCGCCGTCCAACGCCGTGTGGTGGTCGACCTACGCCATGGCGCAGCGGTGCCTCTGGCGCGTCGTCGGCGCCGAGCGCTCCGAGAGCTACCCGTCCCTGATGGCCGTGCAGGGCGcgagcgccgccgtggccgggggtgcggcggcgctggtgacCATGCCGCTGGACACCGTGAAGACGCGGCTCCAGGTGATGGAGGCCGACGCGGCGCGCCCCACGCTGGCGAGCACCGTGCGCGGCCTGCTCAAGGAAGGCGGGTGGGCGGCGTGCTACCGCGGGCTTGGGCCGAGGTGGGGGTCCATGTCGCTGTCCGCGGCCACCATGGTGACCACCTACGAGTTCCTGAAGCGGCTCTCGGCCAAGGAGGGCTCCCTGGGCTAG